aatttttgtttagaagtttgtaaaagttgtattgttttttatattttaataatgattatataaaaaagttaaaaatttgaaaataaaaaatattttatatttgagtaatgttgaccatttgtgaatgaaattatgaaaagttttaaaaatgtCCAAACACGCCCTAGTCTCCTGCATATGATTTCTTTATTATGAGCTTCATTATATTGTTATGTTTTCCAACGCTCCGCTTGCCTGATTTCTTAGATTTACAAGGACCTTTATCTTTTGGGGAATAAAAACTTGATGGTCAAATACTACTAGTACTTTTATAGTCAAAAGTAATGAAGGTACTAATGGTTAattgttttactttaaaatGGCCTAAATACACACAAATCAAGAAGTCGTTTTAAACTCTTTACCTTACGGTGACAGTGCTCTAGAGACACCAGGTGCAGGTGGAGTtggaggtggaggtgggggCTGCGTTGCTTCTGACTGGAGATCAAAGAAACGGTAGTTCTCATACCTAATACTGCAACTTGGGGCTAAAATGCGCCACCCTATCCTGTTTTGTAATTGCTCGAAGTAAGTCATCAAGTAATTAAAACATTTGCGGCATGTAGTTGCATTGAGATCTCTAGTGCACTGCACCAACCCATATCTTAGCTGAGTCCCATCGCCCACTGCCTTCTTATCAGCCTTGAACAACATATGATCTGTTTCTACAGCTGCATCTAGGAGAGCGTAAATGGTATGTTTTGCACCATAATAAGGGTCAACTCCTGAGGTTGTATTCTCGGCATTCCACATGAATTCCTTTGGCTCTGTCTGTACCTCTCCAAAGAAATTACTATCCGAATATCGTAAcatgcattcatcataccaTATGATGGCACTGCGATTTCCAGCCAATACATTGAATTCACACCGACTTCGGATCTCTTTAGTCGCATAATTGACACAATCTCGGCAGGTGTCATTAGAAACATCACCTCGGCAGAGGAAGAGACCGTAGATGCCACCATTGGAATCGTTGTAGAAGCTGTTGCTTTGGGAAGCTTTAGTGGATAAAGAATCCAAAAGGGTTGCGAGGCTTTGGTTTGAGATGTAAGACGAGATGGCGATTTGGTTAGGTCGATTCAAGCAAGAGTGATCATTGTAAGTTGGCAACAGGGAATTGATGGAGCTGATTGAAGTGCAGACTGCGAGTAATAGGAAAAGAAAGGCTCGGGAGTTGTGTAGGAAAAACATTGTTACCTCCTAGGTTGCTAGGCTTAAAGGCTCGGAAGAGTTAGGCGGCAACGTTTAGAACATCCCCGTTCCATTCCCGTATCActattatctctaaattatagagaaaaatttaggaaaaagctcaaaaaccccctcccatcccattcactattttagaattttgatttaGAAAATGAACAGTAGTTCCCTAAATATAGGGAATCACTATTCATcccataaatcattttttattaatattttattcaaataaataaagtaaattcttttttcaatcaattacattttctcttatactcatatttatcatacttttaaataatatttttaaaaataatttaaataattactaaaatataaaaataataattttaaaaatattattaaacccttaaaaaataatttaaattgtaaaatattcactataataatagttcaaaacataagaaaaaatattaagtagttaagtttgaaaatagaagtgagagaaaaaagtaataaagaaataatagaataatattattttaatagaatagaaaaaggatagggaatgagatgtagaaggttttttaaaaatgagtaaaatttaggataaaattatagggagtgtcatttttagctaaaatttagaaaaaaatttaaggaatcggatgtgaatgctcttagcAAGTCAATTAAATGCAATTACCAAGGAAGAGGTCACAACTAGCTAGGATCCTTATCTGGGTTCCACTTCGGGAGTTTAGATTCAGGTTTACATCTgaatttggatttaaaattatagaacatctcatctaatgtattatttaaatgataagatttgatttataagatttgaaAGGTGAGAtggaaattttatgttttgtttaaaagtttaaaatattatattttagtattattattattttagaatttgaaaaaattcaattgagatttgaaaaagttgaattgtttattatattttgtatgaaaatttgaaaaaatgtgtaatgatgagatgagatgagatgagaattttgtgtcttatcccaccccccaaacctgcctttctaaaatttttatttcaattaaattatgcCATATAAGAAATTTACTAGGTGTGTTATCTACACTTGcttataaataagatttttattattattttgtctatattaattttgatatactaattatttaattttttttatgaacaatatactaatcatttaattaaaatgtgtTAAGGATTATTCTGGTAGTGAGATAATGatagagtttttaacattattatatatatataaaaactgaaatattcaaatcacttgttccttttctttttctttaaagtcTAAATCGAAAGTTTAGGGAATACATATGATCCTATACCTTAATACTAAATGAACCCATTAAGGTCAAGAGATGTAACGCCAAAACCTCTTTATCAACAAAATTGCTTACCAATGCAATATCAGCCGGCTAAcaactctttctttctttctttttttatttattttttatttttttattttcaggcTTTTTGAGTGAACTTTTTGTTGCAAAAACGATAACAATTAATGAAGTAAAAGTagacaagaaataaacaaacaatcaatcacAGGACATAAATTTATGAAGTTCGacaacatgcttattttcatgGAGCtgtagataattttattataccaaaaaatcacaaattacaCTTTTGGGCaaatattactgttcatcatgaCCATAATATTCATAAGAAGCATATTTATATGGTTATACGACGGAaactctaatttttatttttttttgtaattttcgcttgagcggagtgtcgagcaaGCATCGAACGAAATATCTGTCTGGTTTTCACTTGAGCGTCGAGTCGAGCAAATTCTCTGCCTAAGCTTCTCTTGAGACCACTATAGAATGAGACTCGAGTGAACTTTTTGTCTGAGTTTCGCTTGAGTTGAAAGTCAAGCGAACATTGAACAAACTTTCTGTTTGGCGCTTCCTAAATAAAAAACAGTGGCAAGCTTACACTTCATCGCAAAGCCTCATTGAAAACCTACTCAAAAATCATAACGAATCATTGCCGGGTCAGATGATTAAGTTGGGCTGCCACAACAATAAATCAGGCTTCACAAACCCAACACTTTttcccatctttttttttttttaacaaaaaaatctagTATGTGtgtttatagaaaatatatatagagctagGCAGATGTGCTTGCCAAAAAAGCAAACTTTCCATCTTAGTATAATTCCGTTCTCTCAAGTATTCTTTTAAGTAAAAGGGTAAAGTGAGGGAGATCAAGGTTGGTATTGTCTCTACGTCTTTATAGCGCTCATCGTTAACTCCTTACTCCGCAGGCCATTGGGGGTCTCTAAAGCTCGGACAACATGATTAATAAGGCGGAACGCTTGCACTTCCACTGTTCCACAAGagaatttatactttaaatctACATATTCTGAAATAGATAATTCAGAAGCCAGCTGTGCTTTTTAATTACATATCTTTAATTTGACAGATTCAAGACCTGTGTCTTAGATCTATTAGATTGTACACATCTTCTTTAAATAAGTGATGAAAAATAGTGTAACACAATAAATTTAAGGATATATAGATAGTATATAAGGTTTTATattgtttgagaatgagaaattcttattCTTTATGATGGGTTCAATGAGGCTCTGATTGtgtcattgactagtctttttagaaTAGACTCACATATGGATTGTGTCTGGATGttataaatggtatcagagtctattTCAACTATGAATGTGATGATAGCTGGGTGGTGTTCGCAGCCAAGTTGCCGTTACAAATTGGACTATCTTTTGAGGATTGAGATACTGAGGATATATTATACTATCAAGTTGTCGTACATCTGTAATGCCtgattgttaagatataaaataaataataaaatctatcaatTTCTACTAGgttaaacttttgggataagtggtgatttcacattgTATCATAGTAGAGATCTTGAGTTCAAACCCTGACTAATCTATactctatcccatttaattaagTATTGGATCATCCATTGAGGGAAAGTCTAGTCCACACGCGAGGAAGAgcgttaagatataaaataaataattaattctaCCTCTTTCCATTAGCCTCACTTTTTGGgataaatggtaattttacacTAAAAATAACTTTGGCTGCGAAGGCATGATCGCAAGTACATtcgaaaaacaaaaactctataTGCAGTTACTTTGCGTATTCTTTGCGCACTGCACTAATATGATTGGCTacgttactttttttttaatatagaataaTTGTTTTGGTCAATCACATCAATGGAGTGTGCAATGTATATACAAAAATGACTGCATGTAACAAAACTCTTTGaaaaaacataatgaaaaaaggaaaaaaaataaggttgCCCTCGGTAGTGGTGGTGTGTTCGCACGAGCAATTGAATTTTACTTCAATATATCTTTTGAGGGTTGAGATCTGAGGAATATGCAGTATGATTTCTCTATGGAATATCACAAATATTACGAATTAGTCGATCACAGAGAGCCCCAAGCTGCATGCCTTCGGTTTTCAATAATGAATCGGTGAGCGTGATCACAAGGGATGTGCGCAATTTGCATGAAGGCCGTTGGATCATCTCATAATGGCAATGGCCATGTATGTATCTTGGACCGTAAACGAGCTGATCATATTTGTGTTTGATTGGCTTCATCATCATGGCTTCGTgcaaatgaaaaggaaatgctACGATTTGATTACTAGATCTGACCATCCACTCTCTCCTTaccaatatatttttcaagagcATTGAGACCCCATGAAAACGAGAACGTTccatttaatttattacattTGTTGTTTCTGTCACCCCAGCTAGAACAGGTGCTGCAGGCTTCCCTCCACATGGAGGCGTTCCAAATTCCAATTGGCGTGATTTAGCGCTTTGATATTGGCTCGCAATCTTTGGATAGTTTTGTCTCATGCAGAAGCCCGAAGGTGATTGTTAAAGAATACCCATCAGGACTGGCTGGGGCCATGAAAAGCATGCATGGGGATCATCTATCTGATATGCTCAATTATATTACGCTTGATcgacaaattaaagaaatggcGTGATTTGCATCCCTATACTCATGGCATGTTAATCATGGGGAATCAAGACCTATATTGCAGATAATTACTGCATTTAAAGCCGTTCCTAATTAAACATTTATTGCAGATTTGAGGACTGTGAAAAGAACTGACTAGAAATAGAATGTGGAGAAAAGATTTTGTCTAGACAAATTGCATGCTACTGTACAAAATTTCttgtaaatagaaaaaaaaaaaaaaaccaaatttggGAACAGCTGGTATGACACCGACAGGGTGCGTGGTTGTCATAGAAACCTGTCTTCACATAACTTGTCGTTGTTGGGTCTCCGGATAATGTGTTGAAAATGGAAATTAGTACTTGTATGTGGTATAACTATGACAACCTGTCAGTTCACATAACTTGTCGTTGTTGGGTCGGGTTAAAAATGGAAGGTACTTATATGtggtatataattttttttttcttttaaaagtagttataccAAACTCCTTTTTTATTCTCTCCCAGACGGCTCGAGATCAAATACAAAACAGATTatgataaaagaaatattaggTGGATTGTTTATACCTTATGAAGCTAGAAAATTAACttctaaaattcattttattttattatattaaaaataaatatggtctTATGACCCTTACTTAGAATTTTCTGCTCAAGCCTCTGTTTTTATAGAGTCGCGCCCGCCATGGTGGACCGGATAGCTGTGTCGGAGGGAAGTTTCACACCTCTCCTCGCTTCTATTCTACTCACAGGCTAACTTAAGAGTCAAGACATAATAATTAGATTGCAGAATTCTTCATAAACAATTAAGATAACGCGTTTCATCCGCACAAACACTAACGTATCCCATGGACCACTTGACATCTTGCGTGGGCTGCTTAAAGTAAAGGCAGGCAGGCTTGCATAATTATACGTGCTAAACTTTcctttaaaagaaatttcaacCAAGTATATAAAGATGCTCTGTATTTTCTCgtaaaaatgtatgaaaagaATATTGTATTCAGCCTACAACTATGATGTATAgagtaacatatatatacaaaaagatAAGGAGCAGAATGCAATAATCAAAGGAGTGATCGTGtcactatataaaaatattacaaataaaggCATTAGCAGTTGC
This genomic interval from Juglans regia cultivar Chandler chromosome 3, Walnut 2.0, whole genome shotgun sequence contains the following:
- the LOC109011557 gene encoding cysteine-rich receptor-like protein kinase 25, whose translation is MFFLHNSRAFLFLLLAVCTSISSINSLLPTYNDHSCLNRPNQIAISSYISNQSLATLLDSLSTKASQSNSFYNDSNGGIYGLFLCRGDVSNDTCRDCVNYATKEIRSRCEFNVLAGNRSAIIWYDECMLRYSDSNFFGEVQTEPKEFMWNAENTTSGVDPYYGAKHTIYALLDAAVETDHMLFKADKKAVGDGTQLRYGLVQCTRDLNATTCRKCFNYLMTYFEQLQNRIGWRILAPSCSIRYENYRFFDLQSEATQPPPPPPTPPAPGVSRALSP